In the Syntrophus gentianae genome, GGATCAGCAGTCGGTTCCTTTTTACAAGGAAAAGAGACGCACGATGGCGGATTTTCTGGTGGATGGATCGGTCGAGAAGATTCCCCAGTGGTATGCCGGAAAGTATGCCAAATCCCAGCTGGTGGAGGAAGCTTACGAAGGGACGGACTTTTTTCCTGCCCTCGGAAAAGACGGAAAATGGCTCTATTTTACGGCAGCAGCGATCAAGGATTCCACCGGCACTACCATTGGCGCCGTCGAGACCCTGGAAGACATCACGGAACATAAGCGGACGGATGAGCTGCTCATGGAAAGGGAAGAGTTCCTGTCCTCCATCATTGAGAATATTCCCGATATGATCTTTATCAAAGATGCCAAGGACCTGAGGTTTATCCGGTTTAACCGGGCCGGAGAAAACCTCCTGGGATTTAAGAGAGAGGAGCTGATCGGCAAGAGCGATTACGATTTCTTCCCCAGGGAGCAGGCGGACTTTTTCACTAAGAACGACAGGGAAGTCCTGGATAGCGGACAGCCATGTGATATCCCTGAGGAGCCCATAGCGTCGAGGTCAGGGAAACGGATATTGCATACACAGAAGATACCCATTCCGGATAAAGACGGGAATCCGGCATACCTTCTGGGGATATCGGAAGACATCACGGAGCGCAAACGGGCTGAAGAGGAACAGGAGATGCTACAGGCGCAGTTTTCCCAGGCCCAGAAGATGGAATCCATAGGAAGGCTGGCCGGCGGTGTCGCCCACGATTTCAATAACATGCTGGGAGTCATCATCGGCTATACGGAGATGGCTTTTCGCCAGGTGGATCCGTCCCATCCGGTCTTTGCAAAATTACAACAAATCGGGAAAGCCGCCGAACGATCCGCCGATTTGACCCGGCAACTGCTCGCTTTTGCCCGCAAACAAACCATCATCCCCAAGGTGCTCGACCTGAACGAAACCCTGGAAGGCATGCTCAAGATTCTGCGCCGCCTGATCGGTGAAGACATTGATCTCACCTGGCAGCCGGGAAAGGGCCTCTGGCCGGTCAACGTGGACCCCTCCCAGATCGACCAGATATTGGCCAACCTATGCGTCAACGCCAGCGACGCCATCGCCGGTGTAGGGAAAATCATCATCGAAACGGGAAACACTTCCTTTCAAGAAGCCTATTGCACCCACCATCCGGACTGCGTTCCCGGCGACTATGTGCTGCTGGCTGTGAGCGACGACGGTTGCGGCATGGAAAAGAAGGTCCTGGATAACTTGTTTGAACCGTTTTTTACCACCAAAGAAACGGGGAAAGGAACCGGCCTGGGCCTTGCCACCGTCTACGGCATCGTAAAGCAGAACAACGGCTTCATTAGCGTGTACAGTGAGGAGGGCATTGGATCTACCTTCAAGATCTACCTGCCCCGTTATCAAGGCGAGATTGAAGAGATCCAGGAGGAAGGCCTCGCAGAACCGGCCCGGGGGAATGAGACGATCCTGGTGGTGGAGGACGATCCACTCATCCTGAATATGACCATCATCATGCTCCAGGGACTGGGTTATACCGTGCTGTCTGCCTCCAGGCCGGACGATGCCATCCGGATTGCCGGCGAGCATGCCGGCGAGATTCATCTGCTCCTGACCGACGTCATCATGCCCCAGATGAACGGCCGTGACCTGGCCAAAAGCCTGACTTCCCTTTTCCCGCAACTGAAATGCCTTTTCATGTCGGGCTATACGGCCGATTTGATTGCACATCACGGCGTGCTGGACGATAACGTCGATTTCGTTCAGAAACCCTTTTCGATGCACGCCCTGGCCGCCAAATTGCGCGAGACGCTGGATAAAAAATAAGGGAAATGAAATAACGCCAACCGTTTTACCTGGCTTCAGAGGGGTTTACCGTCGCCACATTCCGACCTGATACCGGGATAACCGCACATCCTGATCTGATTTGACGCCAAGAATTGCCTGTAGATAGCTTCGCATAAACGCGGTGGCCTGTATCCAATGAAGAGATAAGGGTCTTCATGCGGAAAATACGTTGATCAAGATCCGGATGGGTAGAGAGATATTGAGGAATTTTCAACCCTCGATTTTTTTCTTTCATCATCATAAAAAATCGGATCGCCGCTTCCGGATCGAGATTTGCCGCCATCAACATTTTCAACCCCTCGGCGTCAGCCTCATCTTCCTCATGCCGGCCGTAACGGAGCATGGCAAGATTGCGGGCGATTTTCATTCCGTAGAGCATTGAACCGGTGACATCACCGGAGAGCGCGGAGATCATAATCCCCGTGGAAGAATCCTCAATGATCCTCCGGGTTACATGCCGCTTTCTGATATGCTGCATTTCGTGAGCAAGAACAGCAGCGAGAGATTCCGGCGAATCCATTTTTTCCAAAAGCCCGCTGAATACAATAATATTCCCGCCGGGAAGGGCGATGGCGTTTACGATGGGAGATTTTACAACGACGACCTTGAAGTCAGAGGGACTTGAGCCGTGAGGATGGAGTCTGACAACAATCTCATCGATTGCCTCCTGCAATGCCTTATCCCTGCAGCGGCTCTTTTCCGGCGCCAGAACGCCGAGTGCGGACCGTCCCATGCCTTGCTCCCATGCAAGGGGAATATGTGGTGCAAGGACTTCAGCCGCAAGGGGAATACCCCATAGATAGACAAAAATGCCGACAGCCATGAGTCCGATGGTCGCATATAAAATGACGCGCAACCGGAAACCGCGTAAGGCCGGATTATGAAACCGCTTTGCCGCTCCGGGTAGAAACTGGTGCAGGCTCGTTAAGAATTCCTGATCTGAAAGAATGAGGATTTCCGGAATGATTTTTCCCCGTTCC is a window encoding:
- a CDS encoding hybrid sensor histidine kinase/response regulator — encoded protein: MAKDQNKNRDNRTGKQGLLFVDQELSEGNQGEKEPWDSNRIFHDIIDFLPDATFMIDRNGKVIAWNKAMEQMTKVPKEDMIGKGEYEYAVPFYGKARPLLADLTLLPDEEFEKIHYEGVYRQQGDTLYAAAYVPKTYGGKGAYLSATASRLRDASGRIIGAIESIRDITERKRAEEALRNSEKLLRDILDGSPIPQFVIGTDHRIILWNKAIEKYTGVKATEIVGTDQQSVPFYKEKRRTMADFLVDGSVEKIPQWYAGKYAKSQLVEEAYEGTDFFPALGKDGKWLYFTAAAIKDSTGTTIGAVETLEDITEHKRTDELLMEREEFLSSIIENIPDMIFIKDAKDLRFIRFNRAGENLLGFKREELIGKSDYDFFPREQADFFTKNDREVLDSGQPCDIPEEPIASRSGKRILHTQKIPIPDKDGNPAYLLGISEDITERKRAEEEQEMLQAQFSQAQKMESIGRLAGGVAHDFNNMLGVIIGYTEMAFRQVDPSHPVFAKLQQIGKAAERSADLTRQLLAFARKQTIIPKVLDLNETLEGMLKILRRLIGEDIDLTWQPGKGLWPVNVDPSQIDQILANLCVNASDAIAGVGKIIIETGNTSFQEAYCTHHPDCVPGDYVLLAVSDDGCGMEKKVLDNLFEPFFTTKETGKGTGLGLATVYGIVKQNNGFISVYSEEGIGSTFKIYLPRYQGEIEEIQEEGLAEPARGNETILVVEDDPLILNMTIIMLQGLGYTVLSASRPDDAIRIAGEHAGEIHLLLTDVIMPQMNGRDLAKSLTSLFPQLKCLFMSGYTADLIAHHGVLDDNVDFVQKPFSMHALAAKLRETLDKK
- a CDS encoding M48 family metallopeptidase codes for the protein MSIQTSWKGSYLNGKTADKQPVEIELLKEGLRISTQSGDIFLWAYQEITQTQGFYKNEPVKLERGKIIPEILILSDQEFLTSLHQFLPGAAKRFHNPALRGFRLRVILYATIGLMAVGIFVYLWGIPLAAEVLAPHIPLAWEQGMGRSALGVLAPEKSRCRDKALQEAIDEIVVRLHPHGSSPSDFKVVVVKSPIVNAIALPGGNIIVFSGLLEKMDSPESLAAVLAHEMQHIRKRHVTRRIIEDSSTGIMISALSGDVTGSMLYGMKIARNLAMLRYGRHEEDEADAEGLKMLMAANLDPEAAIRFFMMMKEKNRGLKIPQYLSTHPDLDQRIFRMKTLISSLDTGHRVYAKLSTGNSWRQIRSGCAVIPVSGRNVATVNPSEAR